In Nitratireductor mangrovi, the genomic window TTCCTGAAGACGCGTGACGGGCGTTTTGTGCCGGTTTCCACGATTGCATCCTTGAGCGAGAAGGCTGTGCCGCCCTCGCTGGAGCGTGAGCAGCAGTTGCGAACGGTCTCGATCACGTCGGCGCTGGCGCCGGACTTCGCGCTTGGTTCGGCCTATGAGCGCGCGCTGGAAATCGCCGAGCCGCTGCTTCCGCCCGGCTATCGCATCCTGCCGCTGGCCGAAACCGCGACACTCGGCGAACAGTCGGAAAGCATGTCGACCACCTTCGGTTTCGCCATTATCATCATTCTTCTGGTGCTGGCGGCGCAGTTCGAAAGCTTCGTCAGCGCCATCATCATCATGGCCACGGTGCCGCTCGGTCTGGCCTGCGCCGTCTTTGCCATGCTGATGACTGGTACCACGCTCAATGTTTACAGCCAGATCGGTCTGGTGCTTCTGGTGGGCATCATGGCCAAGAACGGCATTCTTATTGTCGAGTTTGCCAACCAGTTGCGCGACCGCGGGCAGGATGTGCGCGAAGCGGTCGAGAATGCCGCCAATGTCAGGCTGCGTCCGGTGATGATGACCATGATCTGCACCATAGTCGGCGGCCTGCCCCTGATCCTGGCCAGCGGCGCCGGCGCCGAGGCTCGGATCGCGCTTGGCTGGGTCATCGTCGGCGGGCTCGGGCTCGCGACCGTCTCGACACTGTTCCTGACGCCTGTCGCCTATCTGCTGCTTGGGCGTTTGGTGACGCCGAAGGCGCATGAGGAAGCTCGCCTTCACCGCGAGATCGAGCAGGCGCGCGGCTCGTCGTCTTCCGTCCCTGGCGAATAACGGCCTGGAGCTGTTCATCGTTTCACAGAAACGTTCGAATGGCTCTAACCGCTTGTTTCTGCGCAATTCCGGACGGAAAACTGCTTTCCACGTTTCCTAGAGTTTGCTCTAGCGGCGTACCACATAAGAAAACCGCGCGACCCGGAGGGCCGCGCGGTCATTCTCGATATTGATTATGTCAGATCAGTTCGAGCTTGCCGGGTCGACGCGAGCGACCTCGACCCACTTGCCGCCTTCGATCTTCGAGATGACGATCAGTTCGCCACCCTGATGGTCGGCGCCGACATCGATCGGCACGTCGTTGATGACGTCGTCATACTTCAGGCCTTCCATCGCGGTGCGGAAGGTGGCCGACGTCAGATCCTTGCCCGCAGCCTCGAGCCCGAGGACCAAGGTCTTGGCCGCGCTGTAGCCGAGCTGGGCGGCCGTATCGGCCGGCTGGCCGGCATAGGCCTGATATTGCTCGGCCCATTCCTTGACCTCTGGAACGTCCAGGCGGTCTTCGAAGTCCACCCAGCCGGCGGCTGCGTAATAGCCTTCGGTCACGCCCTCGGGCACCTTGGCGACGGCGGTGTTGAAGCCGGCTGACGAGCCGATGAACGTCACGTCGGTCCAGCCGAGCTTCTTGGCCGTGCCGTAGGCGACGATCGTCTGGCGCACGCCGAGCGCGGTCGCGACGATGTCGCAGCCGGCATCCTTCAGCTTCTGTATCGAGCCGACAAAGTCCTGCTCGTCAGGCTTGTGGGTCGTCTCGGCGGCCCAGGTCAGCCCGAGTTCCTCGGCTTCTTCCTTGGCTCCTTCCTGGATCTCCTTACCGAAGTCCGAGGGGATGTACATGGCGCACACTTCCTTGGCGCCCTTCTCGCTGGCAAGATGCTTCACGCCGGCCCGAAGCTGGTCATAGTAGGACGAAAAGCCGGCATATTTGTAGGCGATGTCGCCTTCCAGCATCTGCCGCGCCGCGGTCAGCGGACCGACATTCGCCACTTCCTTGGATTCCATGATCGGGAAGCCGGCAATGTTGTGCGGCGTTCCAAGGTTGAGGATCATCGCAAAGACCTGGTCGGAATTGACCAGTTTGTTGAAGTTCTGAACCGCCTTCGGCACTTGGTAGCCATGGTCCTCGACGACGAAACGGATCTTGCGGCCATGGATGCCGCCATTCTCGTTGACCTCGTCGAACAACATCTGCGCGGCCTTGATCGCGCCGACATTGAACGCCGCAAAGATGCCCGACAGGTCGCCGTTGGAGCCGATGACGATTTCGTCGTCGGTGACGCCCTGGGTTGCGTAAGCGGCCGACCCCATGCCGACCGCCGTGGCGGCCGCCAGGATCGATCTGGTGATTGTCTTCCTCATTTCAATTCCTCCTTGGTATTGTTCCTAGTTCCCTGCATGGCCGGGCTGGCCATACATCTCGTCGATCAGCTTCTTGTGCTTCTGCTCCACGAAACTCCGCTTCAGCTTCATCGTTGCTGTCAGTTCTTCATCTTCCGCCGTGAGCAGCACGTCGATCAAGCGGAAATCCTTGATCTGTTCCACCCGGGCGAACTCGGCATTCGTCTCGGCCACCACGCCGCCGATCAGGTCGCGCACCTCCTGCGCCGCGCACAGCGACTTGAAGTCGTTGAACGGCACCCGGCGGTCCTGCGCGAACTTTTCGACGTTCTCCTGGTCGATCATGATCAGGCAGGAGAGGTATTTGCGCTTGTCGCCGATAACGACCGCGTCGGAGACGTAGGGCGAGAATTTCAGCCTGTTTTCGATCTCCGCCGGCGTGATGTTCTTGCCTCCGGCGGTGATGATGATGTCCTTCACGCGGCCCGTGATCGTCAGGAAGCCTTCATTGTCGATGCGGCCGACGTCGCCGGTGCGCAGCCAGCCATCCTCGTCGATCGTCTCGGCCGTCTTGTCGGGTTTGTTCCAGTAGCCCTTGAACACGTTGGGCGCGCGGTACTGGATTTCGCCCTCTGGAGAGATGCGCATCTCGCCACCCGGCACCACCTGCCCGACCGTGCCGGTCTTGTTCTTCTCGATCAGGTTGACCGAAATGACGCCCGAGCTTTCCGTCATGCCGTAGCCTTCGAGCAATGTGATGCCCACCGCGCGGTACCATTTGAGCAGCGCAGGCGAGATCGGCGCCGCTCCCGTCGTTCCACGCCGCAACCGGTCGAAGCCGAGCAGGCGGCGCAGGTTCTGAAGCACCATGAAGTCCCAGAAGGCATAGGAAAGCCGCGTGGCCAGCGGCACCGGGTCGCCATTCTCCAACGCCTCGCCGCGTGCCATGCCGGCCGCGATCGCGCGCTTGAAAGCCCACTTGCCGAGCGGCGTTGCCTCATTGGCCATGATGGTGACGCGCGAATAGACCTTTTCCCACACGCGCGGCACCGCAGTGAAGACGTGTGGCGAGACCTCGCGCACATTGTCGAACACGGTCTCCGGGCTCTCGGCGAAGTTCACCGTCGAGCGCAGCCCGATCGGCGTGAAGACGCTGATCAGCCGTTCCAGGATGTGGCACAATGGCAGGAAACACAGTTGCTCGTCGCTCTGGTCGACCGGCAGGGTCATGACCGCGCCGGCGATCGAACTGATGATGTTCTCGTGGCTGATCATTGCGCCCTTGGGCGGCCCGGTCGTGCCCGAGGTATAGACAAGGATCGCGGTGTCCTCCGGCTTCGACTTGGCGATCTCCTCCTCGAAGACGTCCGGGTGCGCCTTCAGGTAGTCGCGCCCGAGCCGGTAGAGTTCGTCAAGGAAGATGACCTTGTCGTCGGCAAAGCCGTGCAGCCCTTCCTGGTCGTAGACGATGACCCTGGTCAGTCCCGGCATCTGGTTCTTGACCGACAGATATTTGTCCAGCTGCTCGTCGTTTTCGACGAACAGGAAGCGGCTGTCGGAATCATTGACCAGATATTCGAGCTGCTTGGCCGAGTCGGTGGTGTAGACGCCCGAGGCGATGCCGCCCACGCACTGAACGCCAAGGTCGGTGTAGATCCATTCCTTGTTGTCTTCCGACAGGATCGACACCACCTCGCCGCGCTTGAGCCCCAGCGACTTCAATCCGAGACCGATCAGCCGCGCGTGCTCGTAGAAATCGTCCCACGTATAGGCCAGCCAGATGCCGAACTGCTTTTCACGGTGCGCGACACGGCCGCCGAGCTCCTTGCAGCGTTCGCGAAAAAGCTTCACCAGCGTGTCGCAACCGTCGAAGAAGAACGGTCCCTTGGCCAGGTCGGCGTTGAAGGAATGGCCGCGTACCGTCTGCTGTGGAGGCAGTTTTTCGGCTATCGTCATTCAGTCCTCCCGGATCGGACGCTGTTCAGCGCCACGTCTTCTTCTGCTTCCAGCGTTTCTGCCCGCGCTGGGTTTCTTCCTGTACGCCCAGATAGAACTCCTGAACGTCCTTGGACTGCAAGAGCCGTTCAGCCTTGTCCGCCATCACGATGCGGCCGAGTTCCATCACATAGCCATAGTCGGCGACTTCCAGCGCCACCTTGGCGTTCTGCTCGACCAGCAGCATCGTCACCTTCTGTTCGCGGTTGAGCCGCCGGATGATCTTGAAGATGTCCTTCACCAGCAGTGGCGACAGGCCGAGGCTCGGCTCGTCCAGCAGCATCAACGTCGGCCGCGCCATCAGGCCGCGCGCGATGGCCAGCATCTGCTGCTGGCCACCGGAGAGCGTGCCCGCCGCCTGGCGCCGCCTCTCGGCAAGGATCGGGAAGTAGGAAAACACCATCTCCTCGTCCTTGCGCACACCTGCCGGGTCGTTGCGCGTGAAGGCACCCATTTTCAGGTTTTCCTCAACGGTCAACAGCGGAAAGACTTCCCGTCCTTCCGGCACGTGCACGATACCCTTGCGCACAACATGGTCCGGGTTGGCCCCGGCGATATTCTCGCCTTTGTAGAAGATCTGGCCTTTCTCCGGGTCCATGACGCCGGAGATGGTCTTCATCAGCGTCGTCTTGCCGGCGCCGTTGGCGCCCAGCACGGTCGCGATCTGCCCCTCGCGCACGTCGAGACTACAGCCTCTGATCGCCATGATCGGACCGTAGTAACTCTCGAGGTTGCGCACCGACAGGAGCGCGTCGGCCGATGCCGCGGTCTTGTTGTCCGGCGCCACCGCCACGTTCATGCCACCGCCCTTTCTTCTTCGTCCGAGGTGCCGATATAGGCCTCGATCACCTTGGGGTCGTTCTGCACTTCCTGCGGCGTGCCGAGAGCCAGCGTCTTGCCGTCGGCCAACGCCAGAACGCGGTCGGAAACCGAGGAGACGAGGTGCATGTCGTGTTCCACCATCAGCACGGTAATCCCCATCTGCTTCTTGATATCCTCGATCCAGAAGGCCACGTCCTGCGTTTCCTCGACGGAGAGGCCGGACGCCGGCTCGTCAAGCAAGAGGAGCTTCGGTTCGATGGCCAACGCCCGCCCCATCTCCACCACCTTGCGGACGCCGTAAGGCAGGCCGGCGATCATCTTCTCGCGATAGGGCTGCAGGTCGAGGAACTCGATCACATGTTCGACGGCCGAGCGATGGCGCCGCTCCTCGCCACGCACGAACGGCGTGAACAGGAGTTCCGTCATGAAATTGCCCTGCCGGTGCCGATGGCGACCAACGAGCAGGTTCTGCAGCACCGTCGCATGCTCGAAAAGCTCGATGTTCTGGAAGGTACGGGCGATCCCGAGCCCGGCAATTTCGTGCGACTGCCGGCTCAGGATGCTCTTGCCCTCGAAGCGGATGTCGCCTTCGGCCGGGTCGTAGAAACGCGAGATCAGGTTGAAGATCGTCGACTTGCCGGCACCGTTGGGGCCGACCAGTGCGAACACCTCTCCCTCCTCGACGGAGAAGGAGACCTGGTTGACCGCGACGACGCCGCCGAAGCGCAGCGTGACATTGTCGATCTCGAGCAGGCTCATCGCATGCGCTCCGTCTTCAGATAGCTCTTCTGGCGGCGGAACATGTCGCGCCTATAGAACGGGAAGAGCTGGAAATAGGTGCGTATCTTGATCCAGCGGCCATAGATGCCCATCGGCTCGAACAGGATGAAGCCGATCAGGATGGCGCCGAAGATCGCCGATTCCAGCCCAGGGATCGCCACCGTTCCACCACCGAAGATGCCGCTCACCCAGTCACGCGAGATGGCGATCGCCTGTGGCAGCAGGGCAACCACGATCGCCCCGAAGAAGGCGCCATGGATCGAACCGAGGCCGCCGATCACGATCATCAGCAGGAGTTGGATCGAGATGATGATGTTGAAGGTCTCGTTGTTGAAGATGCCGGCGAAGTGCCCCATCAGCGCGCCGGCAAGCCCGGTGATCGCTGTCGAAATGCCGAACGACGTTGCCTTGGTGCGCGCCACGTTGACGCCCATCGCCTGCGCCGAGACCTCCGAGTCGCGCACCGCCGCGAAGGATCGCCCGAGCGGAGAACGCAGAAGGTTGCGATAGGCGAGAACAACCACCACGGTCACGAAAAGCACCAGCCAATAGAACCGGTCCGGATTGGCGTACCGGTCGAACTTCAGACCGAAAACCTCGATCGTCGGCGCGAACAGCCCAACGACACCGTTGGTCAGCGGCTCGGCGATGACGATAAGGTCGTCGGCAAGGATCGAGATCGCCAGCGTCCCGATCGCGAGATAGATGCCGTGCAGCTTGGTTGTCGGGATCGCGAGCAACACCCCGGCCAGTCCGGCGATCACTCCGGCGAGCGGAAAGGACAGGATGAAGGGCAGCCCAAGCCGTTCCTGAAGGAGCACGTTGGCATAACAGCCCACTGCCAGGAACGCGGCATGGCCGAGGCTCGCTTGCCCCGTCTGGCCGACCAGCACCATCAGCCCCATTCCCGCGATCGCCCAGATCAGCATGTTGGTCATTTCGCCGATCGCAAACGTCCCGAGGATGAACGGCAGGATCAGCGCGAACACCAGCAGTGCCATGTACCAGAAGGCCTGCATGCCGTGCTGGAAGTAGTTGATATCGGCGTCGTAGGAGGTCTTGAAGACGGTTCTCATGGCCTCAGACCTTCTTGCGGTGGACTTGCGCCAGGATACCGTGCGGCCTGAACACCAGGATCAGGAACAGGAGCAGGTATGGCATGATCTGCGAATAGCCGGCGGCGATGTAGTAAGACGCGAAGGGCTCGATCAGGCCGACGATGACGCCGCCGAGCAAGGCGCCCGGCAGGCTGCCGAAGCCCCCGATGACGGCCGCCGCAAAAGCCTTGATTCCAAGAAGTCCGATGGACGGGTCGATCGACCCCTTGGATGCAAAAAGCACGCCGGCGATCGCGGCCACCGCGCCGGCAAGCGCCCAGATCAGCGAGTGGACCCGCTTGACAGGGATACCCATGTAGTAGGCCGCCAGCTGGTTCTGCGACGCCGCTTGCATGGCGACACCGAGCTTGGTGCGGTTGAAGTAAAAATAGAGCACCACCGTCAGGATCACGGTGACGAAGATGATCGTCACCTCGTCCAGCCCCAGCACCAGGCCGCCGAAGCGCACCTCCTTGCCGGCCATCGGTGATTCCAGCGCGATCGGCTGATGGCCCCAGATCAGCCCGGCGGCGAAGCGCAGGACGAAACCTAGCGCGATCGTCAGAATGACGACGGCGACCTGGCTTTGGCCGAACATGCGCCTGAGCACGATCATGTCGAGCAGGTAACCGAAAATGCCCATCATGACGACGGCGATCGGAACGGAAACCCAGAACGGCAGCCCCCAGAACTGCTCGTTGGTCAATCCGAGCGTGATGAAGGCACCCAGCATCATGAAATCGCCCTGGGCGAAATTCACGGCTTCCGTGGCCTTGTAGATGAGCACGAAGCCGAGCGCGATCAAGCCGTAGACGCAGCCATTCGCAAGGCCGCTCACGAAGAGCTGCAAGACGTCCAAGAAAGTCTCCTCCCTGTTCCGCGACTTGGCCGCGATTTTTCTTTAAACGTAACAGCGGCTTACCCTTCCCGGCAAGCGGCGCCGCACGACCTCCCTAAGGCGTGATGAACACCTTTCCGTTCGGCTTCGCCAGTTCGCCCGGCACCTTCGCGACCGCCTCTTCAAGCGGCACTACAGCGGTCACGTCGGTTGACCAGCGTCCGTCGATGAAGCGCTTCTGCGCTTCCTTCACGACCTCCACCCTCCTTTCGGGCGGCGACGCGCGGAGCCATTCCGTCAGCCAGAAACCTTCGACACGCTTGTGCATGAAGATCATCTGCCCCGGTTCCGGGATCGGCGTCGTCTCCGGATCGAGCCGCCCATAAATGATCCAGCGTGCCCGCTTCGGCATCGCCGCAAAAATCTGTCCGGCGAGCGGCCCGGTCACCGCATCGAGGAAGATGCGCGGCTGCTCCGCCTTCATGACCTTCGCCAACTTGTCCGCGAAATCCGGCGCCGTCGTATTCAGTACATGCGCCGCGCCCGCCGCCTCCAGCAAGGGAATCTGGTCGTCGCGCCGCACGATGGCGATCGGCCGGTAGCCTTCCTCGCGCGCCGCGCCCATCAGAAGCTTGCAGAGCTGGCTCGCCGCAGCCGTCAGCACGAAGGCCTTTTCGCCCTCCTCCTTGACGATGCCGAACATGGCCAGAGCCGTCAGCGGATTGACGATCATGGCCGCGCCATCCGTATCCTTCACGCCGTCCATCAGCGGGATGCAGGCGGCCGCCTCGGCGATCGCGTATTCGGCCCAGGAGCCCCAGTTGGAGCGCCCGGTCGGGAAAGCAATGCGCTGACCGACAAGGCGTTGCGCGGCCGGCTCGGCGCCGGCTGCCACGACCGTGCCGACACCCTCGAAGCCGGCGGGCTGCCCTTTTTGGCGCGGCTGGCCGTAGAGGCCCTTCACGAACATGACGTCGGACGGGTTGATCGCCGCCACCGACACCTTGACCAGTACCTGGCTAGGTCCCGGCTCAGGCACCTCGATGTCTCCAAGCGTCACGTAGGAGCCCATGTCCTCCAGCAACGCGCCGGACGACTTGGACGAATAACCGTCATCGTTGAGCAGAAGCGCCCTCATGCGCGGCGGCAGTGTCATCGTGCTCCCTCAGGCTTCAGGATGACCTTGCCGGCCGCTCCCCTGTTCATGATGCGCGCCAGCACTTGTGGCGCTTCCGCAAGCTGATACTCGCCCTCGATCACCGGTCTCACCTTCCCGGCCAGATACCAGCCGACCAGTTCCTTCATGTTGTCCGCATAGACCTGCGGCTCCTTCTGCGTGAAAGCGCCCCAAAACACACCGACGAGGCTGAAGCCCTTGACCAGCGCCAGATTGACCGGGAACTTCGGGATTGCCCCCGATGCGAAGCCGATGACCAGCAGGCGCCCGCCCCAGCCCATGCCGCGAGCGAGAGCGTCGAAAGCCTCTCCACCGACCGGGTCATAGCCGACATCGACACCCTTGCCGCCGGTCACCTCTTTCAAAGCGTCCTTGAGGTTGTCGTAGCCGAGTACCGTATCCGCACCGGCATCGCGCGCTATGGCGCGCTTTTCCTCGGTGGAGGCGACGGCGATGACGTTGGCGCCCATCGCCTTGCCGATCTGCACTGCTGCGAGTCCGGTCACCCCGGCCGCGCCCAGCACGCAGAGCGTCTCGCCCTTCTTGAGCTGACCGCGTTGCTTCAGCGCATGGTGCGACGTTCCGAAGCCGCACAGGAGCGCGCAGGCGTCCGCTTCGCTCATGCCTTCGGGCAGCGGCATCACCCGCGTCTCGTCGACGCCGACCCGCTCGGCATAGGCACCAAGTGACGACACCGAGGCGACGCGGTCGCCCACCTTGACCGAGTGCACCTTGTCGCCGACCGCGGTCACCCTTCCGGCCACTTCCATGCCCGGAACGAACGGCACCGGCGGTTTCATCTGGTAGAGCCCCTGCACGAGCAATCCGTCGGGATAGTTGACGCCGATGGCGTCGGCCTCGATCACGACGGTGCGCTCGCCCACTTCCGGCTCCGGCCAGTCGGCATATTCGAGCTGCTCAATCGGTGCGAAGTCGCGGGCGACGATAGCCTTCATTTTCGACCTACACCTTTTCCTGCGTGTACTTTTTCAGTTCCACGCGGGCGACCTGCCGGCGATGCACCGCGTCGGGGCCGTCGGCGAGCCGCAGCGTCCTGAGATGGGTCCACGACCGCGCCAGCCGCGTATCCTGGCTGATCCCCTGCCCGCCGAACATCTGGATTGCCTCGTCAGTGACCTTCAGCGCCACGCGGGGTGCCACCACCTTGATCTGACTGATCCAGGGGGCGGCCGCACGCGGATCGCCCTGGTCCATCATCCATGCCGCCTTGAGGCACAACAGCCGCGCCATCTCGATCTCCATGCGGCATTCCGCGATGATATCGTAATTGGCGCCCAGTTGCGCGAGCGGTTTGCCGAACGCCTCGCGCCGCATGGCGCGCTTGCACATCTGTTCCAGCGCCATTTCGGCCTGGCCGATCGCGCGCATGCAATGATGGATGCGGCCGGGTCCGAGCCGTCCTTGCGCAATCTCGAAACCCCTGCCCTCGCCGAGGATCAAATTGTCGGCCGGCACGCGCACATCCTCGAACTTCAGGTGCAGGTGGCCATGCGGGGCATCGTCGTCGCCGTAGACCTTCATGGCCCTGAGCTTGGTGATGCCGGGCGTATCGGCAGGAACGAAAATCATCGAATGCTGCTGGTGCTTGGGCGCATCCGAAGACGTCTTCACCATCACGATGTATATCTTGCAGCGCGGATCGCCGGCCCCCGACGACCACCATTTTTCGCCGTTGAGGACATAGTCGTCACCGTCACGCACGCACGACATGGAAATGTTGGTCGCGTCCGAGGAGGCGACGTCAGGTTCGGTCATGAGATAGGCGGAACGGATCTTGCCTTCGAGCAGCGGCGCCAGCCATTCCTTCTTGTGCGTTTCCGTGCCGTAGCGTTCGATAACCTCCATATTGCCGGTGTCAGGCGCCGAGCAGTTGAAGGTCTCCGCGCCCAGATGCGCCTTGCCCATTTCTTCGGCGAGGTAGGCATACTCGACCGTTGAAAGGCCGTAGCCGCGCTCGGAATCGGTCAGCCAGAAATTCCACAGGCCGCGTTCCCTGGCCTTGGCCTTCAACCCTTCGAGGATCTCGGTCTGCCGCGCCGTGTAGCTCCAGCGGTCGCCATTCTTGCCGACCTCGGCGTGAAACTCCTCATCGAGCGGCATGATCTCCTCGCGCACCATGCGCGATACCTTTTCGTGGATCGGCTTCAGCCGCTCGGTCATGCCGAGATCCATGTTGGTCATCTGGACTTTTCCCGTTTTCCGCAAAGGCCACCCAGGGCGTAATCGACGACCTGGCTGGCGATGTTCTCGATGTCGGCCCGGGTCTCTCCGACCCGCGGCGTGTACCAGAAGATCGGCGAGTTGAGCGTCATGAACATCAGCTGGTTGGTGATGCTCATGTCGCCGAACTCGAACACGCCTTCCTCGCGCCCCTGCAGGAGGGTGGCGCGGAAGAGATTGCCGTAGTTGCTGCGATAGTCGATCAGTTCTCTCAGCGCATCACGCTGTTCCGGCGTTGTGGCGCCGCGCAGATGCATCTCCACGCCGATCCATACCACGCGCTGGAACGGCTTGGTCACCATCATCTGCAGAACATGCGTCATGGCCATCTTGCGCCAGCGCGGCAATGCCGGTCCGGGCACATCGGCCAGCGGCTCGACGGCCTGGTAGTTCATGTCCATGCCAGCCCGGAACACTTCGGCAAAGAGGTCTGCCTTCGAAGGAAAGTGGTGGTAGATCCTGCCCTTCGTCGCGCCGAGGCTGCGTGCCACATCGTCGATTGAGGTGCCCGCATAACCACGCTCCATGAAGCACTTTGCCGCCGCCCGCAGAATGTCCGCGCGCGAACTGTCGGCAACCTGCTCCCTGACGCCAAGCGACATCGCCGGCACATCCTCCCTGTCACCGCCCTTGATTGTTTCGGCTTGTCGCCATTGGGCTCTTTACTGACGGCCTCATCATGAACATACTACCGAGTATGTTGTCAATGCGGACTCGCACAAGAAGCCGCGATCGGGAGGAACCATGGCATATCTCGACAATCTGTTTTCCGTGGCCGGCAAGAAGGCGTTGGTCACGGGTGCCGCGAGTGGCATCGGTCGCATGGCTGCGACCGCGCTCGTTCAGGCTGGCGCCGAGGTCTTCATCGCCTCGCGCCGGGGCGAGGAGTGCGCCAAGGTCGCGGACGAGATCAACGCGCTCGGCGGTTCGGGCCGAGCCGAGGGCTTTGCCGGCGATGTCGGCAGCGAGGAGGGTGTCGCGGCCCTCGTGGAGGAAGTAAAGCGCCGCACGGATCGCCTCCACGTCCTCATCAACAATGCCGGGCTGACCTGGGGCGAGCCGCTCGAAACATTCCCTTATCGCGCGTGGGCGCGGGTGCTGAACGTCAACGTGACCGGCCTCTTCCATCTCACCCGCGAATTGCTGCCCTTGCTCGATGCAGCATCCCACGACGCCGATCCCGCGCGCGTCATCAATCTCGGGTCGGTCATGGGGACCCAGCCGATGGCCGACGGCGCCTATTCCTACACGGCCTCCAAGGCGGCGGTGCACCACCTT contains:
- a CDS encoding acyl-CoA dehydrogenase family protein, which encodes MTNMDLGMTERLKPIHEKVSRMVREEIMPLDEEFHAEVGKNGDRWSYTARQTEILEGLKAKARERGLWNFWLTDSERGYGLSTVEYAYLAEEMGKAHLGAETFNCSAPDTGNMEVIERYGTETHKKEWLAPLLEGKIRSAYLMTEPDVASSDATNISMSCVRDGDDYVLNGEKWWSSGAGDPRCKIYIVMVKTSSDAPKHQQHSMIFVPADTPGITKLRAMKVYGDDDAPHGHLHLKFEDVRVPADNLILGEGRGFEIAQGRLGPGRIHHCMRAIGQAEMALEQMCKRAMRREAFGKPLAQLGANYDIIAECRMEIEMARLLCLKAAWMMDQGDPRAAAPWISQIKVVAPRVALKVTDEAIQMFGGQGISQDTRLARSWTHLRTLRLADGPDAVHRRQVARVELKKYTQEKV
- a CDS encoding TetR/AcrR family transcriptional regulator — its product is MSLGVREQVADSSRADILRAAAKCFMERGYAGTSIDDVARSLGATKGRIYHHFPSKADLFAEVFRAGMDMNYQAVEPLADVPGPALPRWRKMAMTHVLQMMVTKPFQRVVWIGVEMHLRGATTPEQRDALRELIDYRSNYGNLFRATLLQGREEGVFEFGDMSITNQLMFMTLNSPIFWYTPRVGETRADIENIASQVVDYALGGLCGKREKSR
- a CDS encoding SDR family oxidoreductase yields the protein MAYLDNLFSVAGKKALVTGAASGIGRMAATALVQAGAEVFIASRRGEECAKVADEINALGGSGRAEGFAGDVGSEEGVAALVEEVKRRTDRLHVLINNAGLTWGEPLETFPYRAWARVLNVNVTGLFHLTRELLPLLDAASHDADPARVINLGSVMGTQPMADGAYSYTASKAAVHHLTKTLANELAGRHITVNAFAPGPFQSRMTAFATGTDEKADKVGARVPLGRIGNPDDIAGATLYLCGKAGSYVTGAILPIDGGQSVQHGMSLFKGLD